In a single window of the Rhineura floridana isolate rRhiFlo1 chromosome 3, rRhiFlo1.hap2, whole genome shotgun sequence genome:
- the LOC133381118 gene encoding zinc finger protein OZF-like isoform X1, translating into MENWVQDHGPEICAQVVALAEDFLLRQRENERWGPQAVVTNFSDTELLPSDTEQEQSFKQEEDEDVVSLAGDGQATENEEEDNLQLEDSEPDGVSLGGDTWDIREMGEASGSRQGANRHEKRKDVPIPPYDQGRWDLKEPRIRARIYNYGGLKMCMDCGKTFKQSSSLYRHRRLHTGEKPYGCPECGKSFSRKSHLIAHERTHTGEKPYDCLECGKSFSRKSHLTTHERIHTGEKPYKCGECGKCFSQSSALVAHERSHTGEKPFTCPDCGKNFHRRSGLSAHERTHTGEKPYKCTECGKSFSQSSGLLAHERTHTGEKPYRCTECGKSFCERTALVRHLRTHTGEKPYTCAECGKSFSQSSGLLAHERTHTGEKPYKCSDCGKSFGHRSDLLRHQRILKRGKPYKCSECGKCFGRGSDLLQHQQIHTGEKPYKCSYCGKCFSWRSNLIKHERIHTRVKTYKCAA; encoded by the exons ATGGAGAACTGGGTTCAGGATCATGGCCCAGAGATCTGCGCTCAGGTCGTAGCTTTGGCGGAAGATTTCTTGCTGAGACAGAGGGAGAACGAGAGATGGGGGCCGCAG GCAGTAGTAACAAACTTTTCGGATACTGAGCTGCTTCCATCAGACACTGAACAGGAACAGAGTTTTAAGCAGGAGGAAGACGAGGATGTGGTCTCCCTCG CAGGTGATGGGCAGGCAACTGAGAATGAGGAAGAGGACAACCTTCAGCTGGAAGATTCTGAGCCAGACGGGGTGTCCCTGGGTGGAGACACTTGGGACATCCGTGAGATGGGGGAGGCGTCTGGAAGTCGCCAGGGTGCCAACAGGCATGAAAAACGAAAGGACGTCCCTATCCCTCCTTATGACCAAGGCCGCTGGGATCTGAAAGAGCCTAGGATCCGGGCGAGGATTTACAACTACGGAGGACTGAAGATGTGCATGGACTGTGGGAAAACCTTCAAGCAGAGCTCAAGCTTATACAGGCACCGGAGGCtgcacactggagagaaaccatacGGCTGCCCagagtgtggcaagagcttcagcCGGAAGTCGCACCTCATTGCGCACGAGaggactcacacaggggagaagccctaTGACTGCCTGGAGTGCggcaagagcttcagtcggaagtCACACCTCACCACGCACGAGaggattcacacaggggagaagccgtaCAAATGTGGGGAGTGCGGGAAATGTTTCAGCCAGAGTTCGGCCCTCGTGGCCCATGAGAGGtcccacactggggagaaaccattcaCTTGCCCAGACTGCGGGAAGAACTTCCATCGGAGGTCGGGCCTTTCAGCACATGAAaggacccacacaggagagaagccatataaatgcacaGAGTGTGGGAAGAGTTTCAGCCAGAGTTCAGGCCTTTTGGCCCATGAGAGGacccatacaggagagaagccgtaCCGATGCACcgagtgtgggaaaagcttctgTGAGCGCACGGCTCTTGTTAGACATttgagaacccacacaggggaaaaaccatacACGTGTGCAGAGTGCGGGAAGAGTTTTAGCCAGAGCTCAGGACTTCTTGCGCATGAGCgcacccacacaggagagaaaccgtacAAATGCTCAGACTGTGGGAAGAGCTTTGGGCACCGCTCTGACCTTCTCCGACATCAAAGAATCCTTAAAAGAgggaagccatataaatgctccgagtgtgggaaatgttttggCCGGGGCTCCGATCTCCTCCAGCACCAgcaaatccacacaggagagaagccatataaatgctccTACTGTGGGAAATGTTTCAGCTGGCGGTCAAACCTTATTAAGCATGAGAGAATCCACACGAGGGTGAAAACTTACAAATGTGCAGCCTGA
- the LOC133381118 gene encoding zinc finger protein OZF-like isoform X2: MENWVQDHGPEICAQVVALAEDFLLRQRENERWGPQAVVTNFSDTELLPSDTEQEQSFKQEEDEDVVSLGDGQATENEEEDNLQLEDSEPDGVSLGGDTWDIREMGEASGSRQGANRHEKRKDVPIPPYDQGRWDLKEPRIRARIYNYGGLKMCMDCGKTFKQSSSLYRHRRLHTGEKPYGCPECGKSFSRKSHLIAHERTHTGEKPYDCLECGKSFSRKSHLTTHERIHTGEKPYKCGECGKCFSQSSALVAHERSHTGEKPFTCPDCGKNFHRRSGLSAHERTHTGEKPYKCTECGKSFSQSSGLLAHERTHTGEKPYRCTECGKSFCERTALVRHLRTHTGEKPYTCAECGKSFSQSSGLLAHERTHTGEKPYKCSDCGKSFGHRSDLLRHQRILKRGKPYKCSECGKCFGRGSDLLQHQQIHTGEKPYKCSYCGKCFSWRSNLIKHERIHTRVKTYKCAA; this comes from the exons ATGGAGAACTGGGTTCAGGATCATGGCCCAGAGATCTGCGCTCAGGTCGTAGCTTTGGCGGAAGATTTCTTGCTGAGACAGAGGGAGAACGAGAGATGGGGGCCGCAG GCAGTAGTAACAAACTTTTCGGATACTGAGCTGCTTCCATCAGACACTGAACAGGAACAGAGTTTTAAGCAGGAGGAAGACGAGGATGTGGTCTCCCTCG GTGATGGGCAGGCAACTGAGAATGAGGAAGAGGACAACCTTCAGCTGGAAGATTCTGAGCCAGACGGGGTGTCCCTGGGTGGAGACACTTGGGACATCCGTGAGATGGGGGAGGCGTCTGGAAGTCGCCAGGGTGCCAACAGGCATGAAAAACGAAAGGACGTCCCTATCCCTCCTTATGACCAAGGCCGCTGGGATCTGAAAGAGCCTAGGATCCGGGCGAGGATTTACAACTACGGAGGACTGAAGATGTGCATGGACTGTGGGAAAACCTTCAAGCAGAGCTCAAGCTTATACAGGCACCGGAGGCtgcacactggagagaaaccatacGGCTGCCCagagtgtggcaagagcttcagcCGGAAGTCGCACCTCATTGCGCACGAGaggactcacacaggggagaagccctaTGACTGCCTGGAGTGCggcaagagcttcagtcggaagtCACACCTCACCACGCACGAGaggattcacacaggggagaagccgtaCAAATGTGGGGAGTGCGGGAAATGTTTCAGCCAGAGTTCGGCCCTCGTGGCCCATGAGAGGtcccacactggggagaaaccattcaCTTGCCCAGACTGCGGGAAGAACTTCCATCGGAGGTCGGGCCTTTCAGCACATGAAaggacccacacaggagagaagccatataaatgcacaGAGTGTGGGAAGAGTTTCAGCCAGAGTTCAGGCCTTTTGGCCCATGAGAGGacccatacaggagagaagccgtaCCGATGCACcgagtgtgggaaaagcttctgTGAGCGCACGGCTCTTGTTAGACATttgagaacccacacaggggaaaaaccatacACGTGTGCAGAGTGCGGGAAGAGTTTTAGCCAGAGCTCAGGACTTCTTGCGCATGAGCgcacccacacaggagagaaaccgtacAAATGCTCAGACTGTGGGAAGAGCTTTGGGCACCGCTCTGACCTTCTCCGACATCAAAGAATCCTTAAAAGAgggaagccatataaatgctccgagtgtgggaaatgttttggCCGGGGCTCCGATCTCCTCCAGCACCAgcaaatccacacaggagagaagccatataaatgctccTACTGTGGGAAATGTTTCAGCTGGCGGTCAAACCTTATTAAGCATGAGAGAATCCACACGAGGGTGAAAACTTACAAATGTGCAGCCTGA